Within Vulpes lagopus strain Blue_001 chromosome 22, ASM1834538v1, whole genome shotgun sequence, the genomic segment TAAGATAGCCTGAGATGCCCCACACAGATCTACCAATGGGTGACATTTTTAAAGCAGAGGATTTTTATCACTCAGATATTTGCTCTTGGGTCAATTATATTTAAGTTAATCTGAGTATACTATTTTTAGCGCAAGTCAGTCACTACTATTCTACTCTATTTTCGTAATGTAATATGCTGGAGCTTatcattttaacaaaagaagaaagtgagaaatAGCTTAAAATGTAGAAGTAGAAGATACAGGAGACATTCATCCATTCTTAGTAACAAATTTTACCATTTACTAAGCCTTGAAATGCAAACTACAAATTTACAGGCATTGCAAATATTCctgtgtttgttcattttatcttTGGAGGGTTGTTCATCTATATATAAAGTATGATAATTCAGTAGCACTTACTAACCCCTATGGGAGAATATCTttggtgaaaataattttttcattagaACAGGTGTACCTGGATGGTTTCTTCCTTTCGCTCCCTGGCCAACCTGGAGGATGGCTTCATGAAACTGGTCCGAACGAAAGGAAACAAGAAGTTATGCAAAAGTGTGTTGTAAGAGTCACCGTGCAGTCACTTACCCAAGTGGACAGAGAGTGGCCAAGGTAGAGGAGGAATTTGGCGGAGGTCAGGTAGTTTGCTAGGGACCCTGCGAGACAGCGAGAGGGGCGGTGAGTTGGGTGCGCGGGCTGCCACGCTCATTTTTCTTATCAAACACGGTTATTACGACTTCGTTTGTGGGACGCACATGTGCATTTGTCGCAGGCGCGGGCTCTTCCCTTAGCACCGCCGGTCACTAGGTGCGGACCCCAGAGGGCACGAGGGCGCCCCTTGCACCCTAACTCTTCACTCTGTCCCCCCACGCCcccgcccctgcagcccccgccccacTCACCGCAGCATCCTCCCGGGCGGGCCTGCTCCCCGGCCTTGGGCATGACCCCGGGCGACCCCGCAGCGCCGCGGCCGCTGGCTCCGGCGAGCTGGGCGTGCAAGGCGTGCAAGGCAAGGCGTGCAAGGCAAGGCGTGCAAGGCAAGGCGTGCAAGGCGCGGGCCCCGCCGAGCACCGAGGaccgcggggcaggggcgggagaACCGGGGCCCTCGGGGTCTCCTTTCCTAACTTAGCTAACACTGTAGCTGAAGTCGGAAAGGCAAAGCCTTATGGAGGCGCGGAGGCCGCGCTGCCGCCGCCCGCACCCgaccccgcgccgccgcccgccgtcCGCTGCGCCCCGCGCGCTTAtacgggccggggcggggctcccCGCGGACGCCCGctcgggccgccccgccccggcccgccccgccccggccccgccccccgcccgcagccGTCAGTGAGGAGCCggccaggcccagggccaggcccagggtgggggggagcgggggccgcggggggcatggggggcggggggctttgggctgcggggggaggggaCGTTGGGCCGCAGGGGTGGGGCGGAGCgcgcagggcaggggcagagtaGGGCGGCGGGGGGGGTCATGGGGCCGCGAGGGGCGGAAGCGGGGCCGCAGGGGAGCGGGGAAGAGCGGGGGCGTGGGCCGAGAGGGCTCTGGGCCGCAGGGGGTCGCTGCTGGGAGGGGGTGGCATAGGGGGTgccgccggggccgcggggggcggacCCGCGGGGGCGTTCGGTggggggagcgcggggggccgcggggtcCGCTGGGCCGCGGGGGTCGctgcggggtggggcggggggcgttGGGCCGCGGGGACCGCGCGGAGCcgcaggggcggggtggggggtgggagctgCGGGGCTGCCGGGGCCGCGGGGCAGAGTCCCCGCCGGCTGGGGGAGCGGAGCACGGCCTCCATAGCGCCCCCGGACGTCCGAGTGCGCTCTCCCGGCCTCCCCCTGCGGCCTCCTCCCGCGGCGCCCCCCGCGGGCCCCCAGGGTCGTcgccccccccagcccagggTTAGGGTCGGGCATCCCGCCCGCCGGGCGCCTGGAGGCCGCCGCGCtcaccctccctccagccccgctgcagccccgccccgcggcccttCCCGCTCGTGCCCCGCCGGCCGGGACCCTCCTGGCGCAGGGACGGGGCATCCGCGGCgggtcccgggggggggggcggcgaggGCCAGCAGCGCCCGGCCGCGAGCCGCCTCCGTCgccaggcccggggctgggggggagggtaTCTGGGCGCCGCATCGGGAGCCTCCccgggccgcgggcggggcgggcggcctgCAGGGCGGAGATAGGGACCCGCCGCCCACCTGCTGCCCCGACGGCCTGGCCCTTCCAGCCTCCTGTGCCCGCTTCCCTCCCGCAGGGCTTTCAAGTCCGTGGTCTTCGCTCCCCGAGAAGTCCGGGGCAGGTGACCCGGGTCGCGGGGGCCCGGTCCtgggggggtttgggggggttGGGCGGGCACGTGTGCGGCTACGGGACCGAGGCCCTACGCTGAGCTGACCTTCGCGCGGCCTCCGGGGGCCTTAAAGCACATCCAGGTGCTGCAGAAACAACTGCTTCCAGTTGACCTGGCCTGAGAAGCACTGCGGCGGCGGCAGCTAAGTCTGTGCCTCGAGGTCACGGGGAGGCTGCGTTCTGCCGCCGCAGGGGGTCCCCAGGAGCCCAAAcggggagaagaaaaagacaaagacaaaggagAGGCCACAGCGAAGTGCGCAGGGGAGAGTCTGGAGAGCAACCGAGCGGATGCAGAACCTGAAGCCACTGGGCGTCGGAGCCTTGGCCGGCGAGTCCCGAGTCCTTACCAACGGAAAGCGCAAGATCCC encodes:
- the LOC121480806 gene encoding translation initiation factor IF-2-like, whose product is MTPGDPAAPRPLAPASWACKACKARRARQGVQANTVAEVGKAKPYGGAEAALPPPAPDPAPPPAVRCAPRAYTGGAAGAAGGGPAGAFGGGSAGGRGVRWAAGVAAGWGGGRWAAGTARSRRGGVGGGSCGAAGAAGQSPRRLGERSTASIAPPDVRVRSPGLPLRPPPAAPPAGPQGRRPPQPRVRVGHPARRAPGGRRAHPPSSPAAAPPRGPSRSCPAGRDPPGAGTGHPRRVPGGGAARASSARPRAASVARPGAGGEGIWAPHREPPRAAGGAGGLQGGDRDPPPTCCPDGLALPASCARFPPAGLSSPWSSLPEKSGAAHPGAAETTASS